In the Nothobranchius furzeri strain GRZ-AD chromosome 15, NfurGRZ-RIMD1, whole genome shotgun sequence genome, one interval contains:
- the LOC129162057 gene encoding paraneoplastic antigen Ma1-like — MDAVEMKRWCNEYQLLSANAIVLSGVSDVTDDVLLAALGTVKAFGKSKIVDKRTDATTKSDFVLVTTSANVTGQTLPDDVGIPGEVGPWPVHVLPVLPKCEKFQAKLLTFLRSEGKSIADVKGLLDPTPLDVNSALVNAISSLVDKCNSSPADTQSYRKLRMFSGVIPTPSGEEEYDAWAEQTTHMLEEWQSGDNVKRQRILESLKGPAADIMRFLRAQNPNATSNDYMQALETAFGTTESSADLLVRFRHKFQSEGEKLSAYLLRLDKLLHCVLRKGGLHELLKEVREEEDMLQSRNDTKNAVMSKAVTSVTKTSPEIKPDHEME; from the exons ATGGATGCAGTAGAAATGAAAAGGTGGTGTAACGAATATCAGTTACTGTCTGCTAATGCCATAGTTCTGAGTGGTGTTTCTGATGTGACAGACGATGTTTTACTTGCAGCTCTTGGCACAGTCAAGGCTTTTGGAAAGTCCAAAATAGTAGATAAACGCACAGATGCGACTACCAAGTCTGACTTTGTACTTGTTACAACCTCTGCCAACGTGACTGGACAGACGTTACCGGATGATGTCGGCATTCCTGGCGAAGTTGGTCCATGGCCTGTTCATGTGCTGCCTGTGCTTCCAAAATGTGAGAAGTTTCAAGCTAAGCTGCTGACATTCCTTCGTAGTGAGGGCAAGAGCATTGCTGATGTTAAAGGACTGTTAGACCCTACCCCTTTAGATGTAAACAGTGCTCTCGTCAATGCCATCAGCTCTCTTGTGGACAAGTGCAACTCTTCACCTGCTGATACTCAAAGCTACAGAAAGCTGCGGATGTTCTCAGGGGTGATACCGACCCCTAGTGGAGAAGAGGAGTATgatgcttgggcagagcaaactACACACATGCTGGAAGAATGGCAGAGTGGGGACAATGTTAAAAGACAAAGGATTTTGGAGAGTCTAAAAGGTCCCGCtgctgacataatgagattcttgcGAGCACAAAATCCCAATGCCACATCAAATGATTATATGCAAGCATTGGAAACAGCATTTGGAACCACTGAAAGTTCAGCCGACCTCTTAGTCAGGTTCAGACACAAATTTCAAAGCGAAGGAGAGAAACTGTCAGCATACCTGCTACGACTGGATAAACTGCTGCACTGTGTTCTCCGGAAGGGAGGCTTACA TGAACTTCTGAAGGAAGTCAGAGAGGAAGAGGATATGCTACAAAGTAGAAATGACACAAAGAATGCTGTGATGTCAAAAGCAGTTACTTCTGTTACAAAGACCTCGCCAGAGATTAAACCTGACCATGAGATGGAATGA